The genomic stretch CCTCTGCAGCATTCTTTTTCTTGCCTCATTCTTTGTTCTGTCTTCCTcttgcaatcttcatcaaaccagacTTGGGTTCTCAATTGCTTCCTTCTACCCAATATTGTATTGtatgaaactggggacctagaaacgacggagaagcttcgtccccgccgtagctctcagtggttcacaaccccacagcaggccacagcagtccacccaccccaccgccgccccacggcgaacccagggttattgtgcggttcgtcccacagtggaccccccccccccccccccaccaccacccgccACCCCGCCCTCCCCAGAAACATGGCATTGCTATAGTGACCTCGATGTAGAGAATCGTGGCTCAAGTTTAACGACCTGCAGTGACGGTAGTTGTGCGAAACACAAATCACCTTGATATCATCGCACGTCGGGGATCAGGAGCCAGCAGCGCGGCGAGCAGTGATGGTGCAGGTCAAATGGGCCAGTGAAATGCAGTGGCTTTGATCCATCTCTGGCCTGCCATATCGGCGAGCAGTGCCACGAAAGAATAAACGCGTTCTaaggtttgtattgtattgtactgtatgttaaccgggggcctaaaaACGACGCAGAGGCTCTGTCCCGGCAGctgtggtccacagccccacgatgACTTCCGAAGtcaacttcacccctccgccgccccacagcgaatCACTCttttagggttattgtgcggttcgacccccagtggtggatgccccccccccccagggaacgtctcataccagatgagtgtaaccctaatatttgtgtggtagagtaattatggtgtacgtgtatgtggtgacgtgtttgtgcagcaattgccaacatagtgtaactgaagcggaaataAGGGggaccagctcgcattcgccgaggcagatggaaacccgccttaaaaagcatccacagactgaccggcacaccggacctcgacactaatccgtcgggtCTACCCAATATAGTTTCAGATGTCTCCTGTATTACACCTCTGACTGTTTCCAATCTTACTTCAATACCCTCTCCTGCCCGACTTCGACTTCATTAAATCTATTTGTCAAAATAGTTTTATACTTTTGTACTGTATTTTCATCATATtacaacaaataagccctcggtcacaaatattaagccaAAATTGACCATGTtttgacgctactatgagcgtcgtcttcagaattaaactaactgttctaaaacatattatttATATAATACAGTAATAAAACTAAAGttagtactgactggaaagagatgcagtacatacaagtcacattttaaaaaatctaagccggaaacgCGACGTCATGAATGGTTGTAAATAAgacggcgagccgctaagggctgttcgtacttgagtgaacaagggttgcaaacaAGAGtgcttgttcactcaagtacgagcagcccttagcggctcgcagTCTTATTTACAACCATTCATGACGTCGcgtttccggcttagattttttttttaaatgtgacttgtaagtactgcatctctttccagtcagtactaactttaattttattactgtattatatacctaatatgttttagaacagttagtttaattctgaagacgacgctcatagtagcgtcgaaacctggtcaattttgacttaatatttgtgaccgagggcttatttgttctaatataattctgacacggtcactgaacttagaagctatgttcaaagttttatgtatGTTCATCATTTCTTAACTTATCATCATTTCTTAGCTTAGCATCATCAAACTTTGGCATAACAGTTTTCTTGGTCTGTCTGTAATTGGATATCCTCTGTCTGCATTTGATTCTTACGAAATAGTAATCATTATCTCCACCTGCGCCACGACAGCTATCCACTTCTCATACACCTGATGCATGTTGTCTACCTGTGAGTACGTGGTCACCATACTGAGGGTGTTTGGTGTCGCAGTGCTGTACGACCAGCTGGCGGTGACGGATTACTCGCCGGGCGGCCGCTACCTCAGCATCACGGCCTGCCACGAGGGTCAGCACTGGACGTACGTGTACGGCCGCcagcccgcccccgccgcccccgaggAAATTCGGGCGCTGCACGCGCGCCTCGCCGCCGCCGGCGTGTCCGTCTCCGCCTctggcaccaccaccaccaccaccaccacacccacCGCCCCCACAGCCTCCACCACCTCCGTCGTAGACGACTCCGAGAACGACGCCTCCGGTTCCGGCAGGGGAGGgcaggcggcagcggcggccaCGGAGATGCCGACGTCGACAGCACACGACCGGACGCCGCCTCCCTGGTGGCCCGGCCTCAcgacgcccacgccggcgccgctgCCCGTGTTCAACATCACCGAGTGCGGTTGGTAGATGTCCTGAAGACGTCGCTGTGGGCGAAATGTTCGTTGTGTGCCCAATGTCCTCGAGAACTGATGTACTTAACCAAAATGGGTCTGAGTTGGAAGGCGGCCCAAATTTGAGCCGGTTTTAGCACCTCGATTCACAAAAGACTGGCAACCGATGAAATTTATTATGTTTTCCACCTTACACTGAGTAACACTGGATGGTAATAACTTCTTTCTTTAAGACTGAACAAGATCGTGCTTCAGTTA from Schistocerca serialis cubense isolate TAMUIC-IGC-003099 chromosome 10, iqSchSeri2.2, whole genome shotgun sequence encodes the following:
- the LOC126424909 gene encoding uncharacterized protein LOC126424909, with the translated sequence MLLGTWYVVEVISPVSVGTVCDGFQLTKLNVSRAWEDLEAEAVIMSRFGRLPGGPTIYFNRTMLVGGGAGASSDGQHEETRGPMLYDQLAVTDYSPGGRYLSITACHEGQHWTYVYGRQPAPAAPEEIRALHARLAAAGVSVSASGTTTTTTTTPTAPTASTTSVVDDSENDASGSGRGGQAAAAATEMPTSTAHDRTPPPWWPGLTTPTPAPLPVFNITECGW